The Takifugu rubripes chromosome 3, fTakRub1.2, whole genome shotgun sequence genome contains a region encoding:
- the LOC101076028 gene encoding probable G-protein coupled receptor 139, whose amino-acid sequence MVTLQEVFYPALAAVGLPSNIVTFLIILRRNCLLSKSSSLYLMAISVADNLVLLFIVVVELSLKYHQREPFWSYEPWCNLRDIFTYGAYNASTWLVVVFTVERFIAIHTRTLKTKVCTQRCASWAVMSVFAFSHLFAIPYYWSNASVHKNNQTRCIYNHKAPPFFIHTLQQGSRD is encoded by the exons ATGGTGACCTTACAAGAGGTTTTCTACCCTGCTCTTGCGGCTGTGGGTCTTCCCT CTAACATCGTCACCTTTCTGATCATCTTGAGGAGAAACTGCCTGCTGTCCAAGTCGAGTTCCCTCTACCTGATGGCAATTTCTGTGGCCGACAACCTCGTCCTGCTCTTCATTGTGGTCGTGGAGCTTTCTCTCAAGTACCACCAACGGGAGCCCTTTTGGAGTTACGAGCCGTGGTGCAACCTGAGGGACATTTTTACCTATGGAGCGTACAACGCCTCAACGTGGCTGGTGGTGGTGTTCACGGTGGAGCGTTTTATAGCCATCCACACGAGGACATTGAAGACCAAAGTATGCACTCAGAGATGTGCATCATGGGCAGTGATGTCCGTCTTTGCCTTCAGCCATCTCTTCGCTATTCCTTACTACTGGTCTAACGCCTCAGTCCACAAGAACAACCAGACCAGATGCATCTACAACCACAAAGCCCCGCCTTTTTTTATCCACACCCTG CAACAGGGTTCACGCGACTGA